A single Nostoc sp. PCC 7107 DNA region contains:
- a CDS encoding DnaJ C-terminal domain-containing protein, translating to MAATDFKDYYSLLGVSKTATPEEIKQAFRKLARKFHPDVNPGNKQAEARFKEVNEAYEVLSDVDKRKKYDQFGQYWKQVGEGFPGGGAGVDMNGFDFSQYGSFDEFINELLGRFGGAPGTRSTGRQNYSYRTATGTPGGGFGSGFNDFGFQDAGVGAAPDAEATISLTFSEAFAGVQKRFSLGNETIDVRIPAGAKPGTRLRVRGKGQINPMTQQRGDLYLKVELQPHSFFQIEGDNLVCEVPITPDEATLGASIDVPTPDGNVNVKLPAGVRSGQSLRLRGKGWPLPKGGRGDQMVKVAIAPPKDLSPQEREYYENIRAIRTYNPRSHLQQIKL from the coding sequence ATGGCTGCAACCGACTTCAAAGATTATTATTCACTTTTGGGAGTTAGTAAGACTGCCACTCCAGAGGAAATTAAGCAAGCTTTTCGGAAACTAGCCCGCAAGTTTCACCCTGATGTTAACCCAGGTAACAAACAAGCAGAAGCCCGTTTTAAAGAAGTAAACGAAGCCTACGAAGTATTGTCTGACGTAGATAAGCGCAAAAAATACGACCAATTTGGTCAATATTGGAAACAAGTTGGTGAAGGTTTCCCTGGCGGTGGTGCTGGGGTTGATATGAATGGTTTCGATTTCAGCCAATACGGCAGTTTTGATGAATTTATTAATGAGTTGTTAGGCCGTTTTGGTGGTGCGCCTGGTACGCGCTCGACTGGCAGACAAAACTACTCTTATCGCACTGCCACAGGTACGCCAGGTGGCGGTTTTGGCAGTGGTTTTAACGATTTTGGGTTCCAAGATGCTGGCGTTGGTGCTGCTCCCGATGCGGAAGCGACAATTAGCTTGACTTTTTCGGAAGCCTTTGCTGGTGTGCAGAAGCGTTTTAGTTTGGGCAATGAGACAATTGACGTTCGCATTCCGGCTGGTGCTAAACCCGGTACTCGTTTGCGGGTGCGGGGTAAAGGTCAAATCAACCCGATGACGCAACAACGGGGAGATTTGTATTTAAAAGTTGAACTGCAACCCCACTCGTTCTTCCAAATTGAAGGCGATAATTTGGTTTGTGAAGTGCCAATTACACCCGATGAAGCGACTTTAGGTGCATCTATTGATGTGCCTACACCCGATGGCAATGTCAATGTTAAATTACCTGCGGGAGTGCGTTCCGGTCAATCGTTGCGTTTACGGGGTAAAGGCTGGCCTTTACCTAAAGGTGGACGCGGTGATCAAATGGTGAAAGTGGCGATCGCACCACCAAAAGACCTCAGCCCACAAGAACGGGAGTATTATGAAAATATTCGGGCTATACGTACATATAATCCCCGCAGTCATTTACAACAAATTAAGTTGTAG
- a CDS encoding glutathione S-transferase family protein: MLTLYHNHLSMNSRRVWIALLEKKLEFNLVDIKLDGDQLQPEFLAMNPFHHIPVLVDDGLNVVESLAILDYLEAKYPIPSLLPTNAKDLAIVRMVEMATVNELVSAMNPLIYRMMGFHGGEDSQTIEQAKYKISTGLEFLEKLLGDSPYFGSEQLTLADIVAGCAIPLLPMMDFPLTDYQKLNVWAERLMQRPSWQTTQPTPELIEAFKSRMQALMAQRETN, from the coding sequence ATGCTGACTCTTTATCACAATCACCTCTCGATGAACTCTCGAAGAGTATGGATTGCGCTGCTAGAAAAAAAACTAGAGTTTAACTTAGTAGATATAAAACTGGATGGCGACCAACTGCAACCAGAATTTTTAGCGATGAATCCTTTTCACCACATTCCAGTTTTAGTGGATGACGGCTTGAACGTAGTGGAATCATTGGCTATTTTAGATTATTTAGAGGCAAAATATCCTATCCCTAGCTTGTTGCCTACCAATGCCAAAGATTTAGCAATTGTGCGGATGGTAGAAATGGCGACAGTCAATGAATTAGTCTCTGCGATGAATCCGTTAATTTATCGAATGATGGGTTTTCATGGTGGTGAAGATTCCCAGACAATAGAACAGGCAAAGTACAAAATATCTACAGGGCTAGAATTTTTGGAAAAATTATTAGGAGATAGCCCATATTTTGGGAGTGAGCAATTAACCCTAGCCGATATTGTGGCTGGATGTGCAATACCTTTGTTACCTATGATGGACTTTCCTTTAACGGACTACCAAAAATTGAATGTTTGGGCTGAACGGTTGATGCAGCGTCCGTCTTGGCAAACTACCCAACCCACCCCAGAATTAATAGAAGCTTTTAAATCTCGGATGCAAGCTTTGATGGCACAACGCGAGACTAATTGA